A section of the Plasmodium cynomolgi strain B DNA, scaffold: 0954, whole genome shotgun sequence genome encodes:
- a CDS encoding hypothetical protein (putative) gives MSDKRDYILKEHDRNPRNKAVINTCTKFLYYLKTNEIPNIPDSPYDVCPLLNYWIYSQLNMIYSYDSKNIIPTFADIFYKWYNFLDELNKTERNTCKPPIDSIGIYEWRYRKEMYEYYVYYYPIKQSLVSYPQRQEEFCQYVESKKRL, from the exons ATGTCTGACAAAAGGGATTATATCTTGAAAGAACATGAT CGTAATCCCCGTAATAAGGCCGTTATAAACACttgcacaaaatttttatattatttaaaaactaATGAAATTCCAAATATACCAGACTCTCCCTATGACGTGTGCCcacttttaaattattggataTATAGCCAATTAAATATGATTTATTCTTATGAttctaaaaatattataccaACATTTGcggatattttttataaatggtataattttttagatgAATTAAACAAAACCGAAAGAAATACATGTAAACCACCTATTGATAGTATTGGTATTTATGAGTGGAGATATAGAAAGGAAATGTATGAATActatgtatattattatccAATTAAACAATCTCTTGTATCCTATCCACAAAGACAGGAAGAATTCTGTCAATATgtagaaagtaaaaaaagactATAA